From Rhinolophus sinicus isolate RSC01 linkage group LG15, ASM3656204v1, whole genome shotgun sequence, the proteins below share one genomic window:
- the KRTAP29-1 gene encoding keratin-associated protein 29-1, producing MVDSCCPGNAMAIPAVPAISICPNGGNFRNGTCLPNSWRSRMWQLVTCQENCQSAGSGPRGCELAPCQSTCLPATSCMGFVCQPTCSCIACYESGTGQSPCLVSSCQPSCLESTGGQAKCCDASHCQQSSRWEPAFVSRPCQAACGQSVCCDTRSCQPSCSEVTSCLETSCPPTICAARPCQSTRCQAGSCQPISGEDQPCKSTYYQPICYIFKTCQSFPYVPVPCQPPTCAFSSCNPTCCVSSPCQALHCQPASSMSFTCQPVANCQPSCSVKNPCKPASCGTVLSGQSTCGRPTSSNQSGCKSPSYQPACCVTGLGRSSGGGSDCLRATPPQLCKVSTYLPTSCQPSCAPVVQLL from the coding sequence ATGGTGGACAGCTGTTGTCCTGGAAACGCCATGGCCATTCCAGCTGTGCCCGCCATCTCCATATGCCCAAATGGTGGCAACTTCCGAAATGGTACCTGTTTGCCTAATTCCTGGCGGAGTAGAATGTGGCAACTTGTCACATGCCAAGAAAACTGTCAGTCAGCCGGCAGTGGCCCCCGTGGCTGTGAACTTGCTCCTTGCCAATCTACCTGCCTTCCAGCAACTTCCTGCATGGGTTTTGTTTGTCAACCCACTTGCTCCTGTATAGCCTGCTATGAATCGGGCACCGGTCAGTCTCCTTGTCTGGTTAGCTCTTGCCAGCCCTCCTGCTTGGAATCCACTGGTGGTCAGGCAAAGTGCTGTGATGCCAGCCACTGCCAACAAAGCTCCCGCTGGGAACCTGCGTTCGTGTCCAGACCGTGCCAGGCAGCTTGTGGCCAATCAGTCTGCTGTGATACTAGGTCCTGCCAGCCATCCTGCTCTGAGGTAACTTCCTGTCTTGAAACATCTTGCCCACCAACCATCTGTGCAGCTAGGCCGTGCCAGTCAACTCGCTGCCAAGCAGGGTCATGTCAACCCATTAGTGGTGAAGACCAGCCCTGTAAATCAACTTATTACCAACCCATCTGCTACATTTTCAAGACTTGCCAATCATTTCCCTACGTGCCTGTTCCCTGCCAGCCGCCAACTTGTGCATTCAGCTCTTGCAATCCTACTTGCTGTGTGTCCTCCCCTTGCCAGGCACTGCACTGCCAACCAGCTTCTTCCATGTCCTTCACCTGCCAACCAGTGGCTAACTGCCAGCCCTCTTGTTCTGTAAAGAACCCTTGCAAACCAGCTTCCTGTGGCACCGTGCTTTCTGGCCAATCAACTTGTGGCAGACCCACTTCCAGCAACCAAAGTGGCTGCAAATCCCCTTCCTACCAACCAGCCTGCTGTGTGACAGGTTTAGGCAGATCGTCCGGTGGTGGCTCTGACTGCTTGCGAGCAACGCCCCCGCAGCTCTGCAAAGTCAGCACCTACTTGCCGACTTCCTGCCAACCCAGCTGCGCACCAGTTGTCCAGCTTCTGTAA